One Streptomyces sp. NBC_00554 DNA segment encodes these proteins:
- a CDS encoding epoxide hydrolase family protein has translation MTRHAPVIAVPEAELNELRSRLLNTRWPTPWPATGWEAGTDFGELRRLVTYWASEYDWRVHEATINALPSHLADIDGTPVHYLRFDGEHPGALPIVLTNGWPSSFLELTTLARRLATPSRYGGDAADAFTVIVPSLPGFAFSPQRPSLSEPPQTHEIWHRLMHGELGFARYAAHGGDLGAGITSRLGEAHPEAVAGIHLTAVAGPVAYDAAGVTPEEQEYLDSVAMWSAEEGGYQHQQSTRPLTLSYGLADSPTGLLAWIVEKYRAWSDCGGDLSSRFSDDFLLTQASLYWFTGTISTSFRPYYEYAQRLTRRVERVNVPTALALFPADLTQPPRSWAERTYNITRYTRMPRGGHFAAHEEPELLAHDLTEFFRAHR, from the coding sequence ATGACCCGCCACGCGCCCGTGATCGCCGTCCCCGAGGCCGAGCTGAACGAGCTGCGCTCACGGCTGCTCAACACACGCTGGCCGACCCCCTGGCCCGCCACAGGCTGGGAGGCCGGCACCGACTTCGGCGAACTGCGACGCCTCGTCACCTACTGGGCCTCCGAATACGACTGGCGTGTCCACGAAGCCACCATCAACGCCCTGCCGTCCCATCTCGCAGATATCGACGGAACCCCCGTCCACTACCTCCGCTTCGACGGCGAACACCCCGGCGCCCTGCCGATCGTCCTGACCAACGGGTGGCCCAGTTCCTTCCTCGAACTGACCACCCTCGCCCGTCGGCTGGCCACGCCGTCGCGGTACGGGGGCGACGCCGCCGACGCGTTCACCGTCATCGTCCCCTCGCTGCCCGGATTCGCCTTCTCACCTCAGCGGCCCTCGCTCTCCGAGCCGCCGCAGACCCACGAGATCTGGCACCGGCTCATGCACGGCGAACTCGGCTTCGCACGCTACGCCGCGCACGGCGGCGACCTGGGCGCCGGCATCACCTCCCGGCTCGGTGAAGCCCACCCCGAGGCCGTGGCGGGCATCCATCTGACGGCGGTCGCCGGCCCGGTCGCCTATGACGCGGCCGGTGTCACCCCCGAGGAGCAGGAGTACCTCGATTCCGTCGCGATGTGGTCCGCGGAAGAGGGCGGGTACCAGCACCAACAGAGCACCCGCCCTCTCACCCTGAGCTACGGTCTGGCCGACTCACCGACCGGGCTGCTCGCCTGGATCGTCGAGAAGTACCGTGCGTGGAGCGACTGCGGGGGAGACCTGTCGTCCCGGTTCAGCGACGACTTCCTCCTCACACAGGCGTCGCTCTACTGGTTCACCGGCACCATCTCGACCTCCTTCCGGCCCTACTACGAATACGCCCAGCGGCTGACGAGGCGGGTGGAACGGGTCAACGTGCCCACGGCCCTCGCTCTGTTCCCGGCCGACCTCACCCAGCCGCCCCGCAGCTGGGCCGAGCGCACGTACAACATCACGAGGTACACCCGCATGCCCCGTGGCGGACACTTCGCCGCCCACGAAGAACCCGAACTCCTCGCGCACGACCTCACCGAGTTCTTCCGCGCACACCGGTGA
- a CDS encoding prolyl oligopeptidase family serine peptidase, which translates to MATISLPGQLVRTRRFELGVPERFTVTPDGSAVLFLRSRAGDDPVACLWALDLASGTERLLADPAKLVDAPGQAIGIEAYATDRAAAGLVAFSLAGGLWTVDTGGGRARRAPVEGPVTDPRPDPTGRRIAYVRGGALRMTEADGTGDRAVLTPDGPDLTYGVGEHTGATSTDGPRGYWWAPDGERLLVARTDSAAVELWHITDPAEPARPPRAVRYAAAGRANAEVTLWIAGAEGGSRTEVRWDRRAFEYVVGAGWDAHGPYAVVQSRDQRTVRFLGIDPVRGRTRVLNEQRDERWVQLIRGLPARTGSGAVVAHADLRGTRYLTVDGTTVTPPRLQLRAVLGIEGDDLLFTASEDPAETHLWTYPAAGGLRRLSVEPGVHSGVRHGGTLVRVARCADRPGGRTAVLREGQPALPIDSLAERPVLDVDATRLVLGPRELRAVLHLPSWHRPGSGRLPVLLDPYGGAGRQRVTAELEWRSLVAQWFAEQGFAVLVTDGRGTPGRGPDWEREVHGDLFGPVLEDQVAALHEAARLHADLDPGRVGIRGWSFGGALAALAVLRRPDVFHAAVAGAGVTDQRLYHAHWRERFLGHPDEFPARYETNSLLRAAPRLTRPLLLMHGLADTNVHPANTLRLSSALLAAGRPHELLLLPGVGHQAMGTPITEELLWHQVRFFQRNLGVPPR; encoded by the coding sequence ATGGCGACGATCTCCCTGCCCGGCCAACTCGTCCGCACGCGACGCTTCGAGCTCGGCGTCCCCGAACGGTTCACGGTGACGCCGGACGGATCGGCCGTGCTGTTCCTGCGCAGTCGCGCGGGTGACGATCCCGTCGCCTGTCTGTGGGCGCTGGACCTCGCCTCCGGGACGGAGCGGCTGCTCGCGGATCCCGCGAAGCTGGTCGACGCGCCCGGGCAGGCGATCGGGATCGAGGCCTATGCCACCGACCGGGCCGCCGCCGGGCTGGTCGCCTTCTCACTGGCCGGTGGGTTGTGGACGGTGGACACCGGCGGCGGCCGGGCCCGGCGGGCACCCGTCGAGGGTCCGGTGACCGACCCCCGGCCCGATCCCACCGGACGACGGATCGCATACGTACGCGGCGGCGCCCTGCGGATGACCGAGGCCGACGGGACCGGTGACCGGGCGGTCCTGACGCCCGACGGGCCGGATCTCACCTACGGGGTCGGTGAGCACACGGGCGCCACGTCGACGGACGGTCCGCGCGGGTACTGGTGGGCGCCGGACGGCGAACGGCTGCTGGTCGCGCGCACGGATTCCGCGGCGGTCGAGCTCTGGCACATCACCGACCCGGCCGAGCCCGCCAGGCCTCCGCGCGCCGTGCGCTACGCGGCGGCCGGGAGGGCCAACGCCGAGGTGACGCTGTGGATCGCGGGGGCCGAGGGCGGGTCACGGACCGAAGTGCGCTGGGACCGGCGGGCGTTCGAGTACGTGGTGGGCGCCGGGTGGGACGCGCACGGCCCGTACGCCGTCGTGCAGTCCCGTGACCAGCGTACGGTCCGCTTCCTCGGGATCGACCCGGTCCGCGGCCGGACGAGAGTGCTGAACGAACAGCGCGACGAGCGCTGGGTGCAGCTGATCCGCGGCCTGCCCGCGCGCACCGGCTCCGGCGCCGTCGTCGCACACGCCGATCTGCGCGGCACCAGGTATCTGACCGTGGACGGAACGACCGTCACACCACCCCGGCTTCAGCTGCGGGCCGTGCTCGGCATCGAGGGCGACGACCTGCTGTTCACCGCGTCCGAAGATCCGGCCGAGACCCACCTGTGGACGTACCCGGCCGCCGGCGGCCTGCGGCGGCTGAGCGTCGAGCCAGGGGTGCACTCCGGTGTGCGCCACGGCGGGACCCTGGTCCGGGTCGCCCGGTGCGCGGACCGGCCGGGCGGGCGGACCGCTGTACTGCGGGAGGGCCAACCGGCCCTCCCCATCGACTCGTTGGCCGAGCGGCCGGTGCTCGACGTAGACGCGACGCGGCTCGTGCTCGGACCCCGCGAACTGCGCGCCGTACTCCATCTCCCGTCCTGGCACCGGCCGGGCAGCGGGCGGCTGCCGGTCCTCCTCGACCCGTACGGCGGGGCGGGCAGACAGCGGGTCACCGCCGAACTGGAGTGGCGGTCGCTCGTGGCGCAGTGGTTCGCCGAGCAGGGCTTCGCAGTCCTGGTGACCGACGGGCGCGGCACTCCGGGGCGCGGGCCCGACTGGGAACGCGAGGTCCACGGCGACCTGTTCGGGCCGGTGCTCGAGGACCAGGTGGCCGCGCTGCACGAGGCCGCCCGGCTCCACGCCGACCTCGACCCGGGCCGCGTCGGTATCCGCGGCTGGTCCTTCGGCGGCGCCCTCGCCGCGCTCGCCGTACTGCGCCGCCCGGACGTCTTCCACGCCGCGGTCGCCGGGGCGGGCGTCACCGACCAGCGGCTCTACCACGCCCACTGGCGCGAACGGTTCCTCGGCCATCCCGACGAGTTCCCGGCACGGTACGAGACCAACTCGCTGCTGCGCGCCGCGCCCCGGCTCACCCGGCCGCTGCTCCTGATGCACGGCCTCGCCGACACCAACGTCCACCCGGCCAACACCCTGCGCCTGTCCAGCGCCCTGCTGGCCGCCGGGCGCCCGCACGAGCTGCTGCTCCTGCCCGGTGTCGGGCATCAGGCGATGGGCACGCCGATCACCGAGGAACTGCTGTGGCACCAAGTGCGGTTCTTCCAACGGAACTTGGGAGTACCTCCCCGATGA
- a CDS encoding pentapeptide repeat-containing protein, which yields MIAGAAGLAVLGAVFVLLPGVVVDHDLAGASVDPKDRLSAVNSVRTTLLQVVGGLVVLFGAYATWRQLRVSQEGLRATQEGYVTDRFTRAVDQLGSDKLDVRIGGLHALWRIAEQSGRDREAIISIQAAYLRTHLPWPPTGPESPAADAPINDVAPLETRAADTQVALTALGVLCQHRENSWVNVSATDLRRADCDGLWLHEVNLDRACMEAAGLYHANLTQASLVSVNLRHADMKTAIVRRARCVLADLRGARLVETDLRDADFTEADLREANLRKADARGAVFRRADLRLADLRGTDLSTADLAEARLTGALASEHTRWPTGFDHSAAGVIDTEDPGPEPSPLLQPPAMSGQKPPLRSLA from the coding sequence CTGATCGCCGGAGCGGCCGGACTGGCCGTCCTGGGCGCCGTGTTCGTGCTCCTGCCGGGTGTGGTGGTCGACCACGATCTCGCCGGGGCGAGCGTCGACCCGAAGGACCGGCTGAGCGCGGTGAACTCCGTCCGTACGACACTTCTGCAGGTCGTCGGAGGCCTGGTCGTGCTGTTCGGGGCGTACGCCACGTGGCGGCAACTGCGGGTGAGCCAGGAGGGTTTGCGTGCCACGCAGGAGGGCTACGTCACCGACCGGTTCACCCGGGCGGTCGACCAACTCGGCAGCGACAAGCTGGATGTGCGTATCGGCGGGCTGCACGCGCTGTGGCGGATAGCGGAGCAGTCCGGCCGGGACCGCGAGGCCATCATCTCGATCCAGGCCGCGTATCTGCGTACGCATCTGCCGTGGCCGCCCACCGGACCGGAGTCACCCGCGGCGGACGCACCCATCAACGACGTGGCACCCCTCGAAACCCGCGCCGCCGACACTCAGGTGGCACTGACTGCGCTCGGCGTGCTGTGCCAACACCGGGAGAATTCCTGGGTCAACGTCAGCGCCACCGACCTGCGACGGGCCGACTGCGACGGGCTGTGGCTGCACGAGGTCAACCTCGACCGCGCCTGTATGGAGGCGGCGGGTCTCTACCACGCCAATCTGACCCAGGCGTCGCTGGTCTCGGTGAACCTGCGGCATGCCGACATGAAGACCGCGATTGTCCGCCGTGCCCGCTGCGTGCTGGCCGATCTGCGGGGTGCGCGGCTGGTCGAAACCGACCTGCGTGACGCCGACTTCACCGAGGCCGATCTGCGCGAGGCGAACCTGCGCAAGGCCGACGCCCGTGGCGCGGTCTTCCGCCGCGCCGATCTGCGCCTGGCCGACCTGCGCGGCACCGACCTGAGCACGGCCGACCTTGCCGAAGCACGCCTGACGGGCGCTCTGGCCAGCGAACACACCCGCTGGCCCACCGGCTTCGACCACTCGGCCGCCGGTGTCATCGACACCGAGGATCCGGGCCCCGAGCCCTCCCCGCTGCTCCAGCCGCCGGCGATGTCCGGGCAGAAACCGCCGCTGCGTTCCCTGGCGTGA
- a CDS encoding NADPH-dependent FMN reductase, producing MKTATADSTATAPAAADTAPGSAPAPLPEPDPPVRLTLVVGSNREGRFGPVVADWLLSRIRERDDFLPEVVDVASVHLPTTFSASSEAAAELAKVTPALAAADAFVVLTPEYNHSFPAGLKNLIDWHYTEWRAKPVALVSYGGLAGGLRAAEHLRQVFAELHAVTVRDTVSFHGAGASFDEEGKPRDTAGPAAAADVMLDQLAWWARALREAKEKNPYVG from the coding sequence ATGAAGACAGCCACAGCTGATTCCACCGCCACCGCTCCCGCCGCTGCCGACACCGCCCCTGGCAGCGCCCCCGCCCCTCTTCCGGAACCCGACCCCCCTGTACGTCTCACCCTCGTCGTAGGCAGCAACCGCGAGGGCCGATTCGGTCCCGTCGTGGCCGACTGGCTGCTCAGCCGGATCCGTGAGCGCGACGACTTCCTCCCCGAGGTCGTCGATGTCGCCTCGGTCCATCTCCCCACGACGTTCTCCGCGAGCTCCGAGGCGGCCGCCGAGCTGGCCAAGGTGACCCCGGCCCTCGCCGCCGCCGACGCGTTCGTCGTGCTCACGCCCGAGTACAACCACTCCTTCCCCGCGGGCCTCAAGAACCTGATCGACTGGCACTACACCGAGTGGCGCGCCAAGCCCGTGGCCCTCGTCTCCTACGGCGGCCTCGCCGGAGGCCTCCGTGCCGCCGAACACCTCCGCCAGGTCTTCGCCGAACTCCATGCCGTCACGGTGCGCGACACGGTGTCCTTCCACGGCGCGGGCGCCTCGTTCGACGAGGAGGGGAAGCCTCGGGACACCGCGGGCCCGGCGGCGGCAGCCGATGTGATGCTGGATCAGCTTGCCTGGTGGGCAAGGGCGTTGAGGGAGGCGAAGGAGAAGAACCCGTACGTCGGGTGA
- a CDS encoding TetR/AcrR family transcriptional regulator, whose amino-acid sequence MLHIEPPSADPPEGETAEEMAGGERRTSAESGGGRRRTRRNDPGRKTHILDATLDVIADHGVAGTTHRHIAARAGVPLGSITYHFASLTDLQTQAFARHVELQSAVFENLFEDVETHEQFVDVLVDLVHGGPARHRSAVLGFELHLAALRNPGLRALTQAWTEDSRTVLARFTGPDSAARLDPLLEGMIMHALLTTAPESRERTRDAIDQTLGPAGRPGS is encoded by the coding sequence ATGCTGCACATCGAACCGCCGTCGGCGGACCCTCCCGAAGGTGAAACGGCCGAGGAAATGGCCGGTGGTGAGCGCCGGACCTCCGCCGAATCGGGTGGCGGGCGGCGACGGACCCGTCGCAACGACCCCGGCCGCAAGACGCACATTCTGGACGCCACCCTCGACGTCATTGCGGATCATGGGGTGGCCGGGACGACGCATCGGCACATCGCTGCCCGGGCCGGCGTGCCGCTCGGGTCGATCACCTACCACTTCGCCAGCTTGACCGATCTCCAGACGCAGGCGTTCGCCCGGCATGTCGAACTGCAGTCCGCGGTGTTTGAGAATCTGTTCGAGGATGTCGAAACGCACGAGCAATTCGTTGATGTCCTGGTCGATCTCGTCCACGGAGGTCCTGCCAGGCACCGCAGTGCGGTCCTCGGCTTCGAGCTGCACCTGGCGGCCCTCCGCAACCCCGGACTGCGAGCCCTGACGCAGGCATGGACGGAGGACAGCCGCACCGTTCTGGCCCGTTTCACCGGCCCGGACAGCGCCGCCCGCCTGGACCCCCTGCTTGAGGGAATGATCATGCATGCTCTGCTCACGACTGCGCCGGAGTCGCGCGAGAGGACGCGGGACGCGATCGACCAGACGCTCGGCCCAGCCGGTCGGCCGGGATCGTGA
- a CDS encoding transferase, producing MSAARATELRDAELRADCTVDAHGRITFGLRLDSAIHPQLLLRLRPKKGQPEQVVHLIDLEPAEDGRRRAVLDSEPALAEGRWDAYLLREPGEERLRLRPGLRDQRTLVDGHTRDRSSPVAVRIPYATKDGYLAVRAWLRTAHSEAGAIDVTDRSMTVAARLHGASLGEGAAVLLRRRGEAGVVQTLEPRAGGDGRDFSFTVDHQELAAAGGTGSGSGIWDVFLQPAEGAPRVRVGRLLDDLADRKEIFVYPAATVGGVTLRPYYTVDNDLSVAVTRTPS from the coding sequence ATGAGCGCGGCACGCGCCACGGAACTCCGCGATGCAGAACTCCGCGCGGACTGCACGGTCGACGCGCACGGCCGGATCACCTTCGGCCTGCGGCTGGACTCGGCCATCCACCCCCAGCTGCTGCTACGGCTCCGCCCCAAGAAGGGGCAGCCCGAACAGGTCGTTCACCTGATCGACCTGGAGCCCGCCGAGGACGGCCGCCGACGCGCCGTCCTCGATTCGGAGCCCGCTCTCGCGGAGGGCCGGTGGGACGCGTATCTCCTGCGGGAGCCGGGAGAGGAGCGGCTCCGGCTGCGCCCGGGGCTGCGGGATCAGCGGACCCTCGTCGACGGGCACACCCGTGACCGGTCGTCGCCGGTGGCCGTGCGGATCCCGTATGCCACCAAGGACGGCTATCTCGCCGTACGGGCCTGGCTGCGCACCGCCCACTCGGAGGCCGGCGCCATCGATGTCACGGACCGGTCGATGACGGTCGCGGCCCGGCTGCACGGTGCCTCCCTCGGTGAGGGAGCCGCCGTACTGCTGCGTCGGCGGGGCGAGGCCGGCGTCGTACAGACACTCGAACCCCGTGCCGGGGGTGACGGCCGGGACTTCTCCTTCACCGTGGACCACCAGGAGTTGGCCGCTGCGGGCGGTACCGGCAGCGGCAGCGGCATCTGGGACGTCTTTCTCCAGCCCGCCGAGGGAGCGCCACGGGTCCGGGTCGGTCGTCTGCTCGATGATCTGGCGGACCGCAAGGAGATATTCGTCTATCCGGCCGCCACTGTCGGCGGCGTCACCCTGCGCCCCTACTACACGGTCGACAATGACCTCTCCGTGGCGGTGACGCGGACACCGTCGTAA
- a CDS encoding DinB family protein, giving the protein MIGSDPKDDLRIHLQDARDTLLWKLEGLSEYDIRRPMTPTGTNLLGLVKHMTGAEAVYLGDTYDRPFGGPTPPWVPGSDAEPDSDLWATADETREEIVGRYRRVWAHSDATIDALALDALGRLPGDMRKEMRKTVTLHRTLVHVITETDRHAGHADIIRELIDGVVGHRPGNDDMASDDAASREERRLRLERAAQEADAVRLGGVRQPRAAAD; this is encoded by the coding sequence ATGATCGGATCAGACCCCAAGGACGACCTCCGCATCCATCTTCAGGACGCTCGCGACACTCTGCTCTGGAAGCTCGAAGGGCTGTCGGAGTACGACATCCGCCGCCCGATGACTCCGACCGGCACCAACCTGCTGGGGCTGGTCAAGCACATGACCGGTGCCGAGGCCGTGTACCTCGGGGACACCTACGACAGGCCGTTCGGCGGGCCGACCCCGCCCTGGGTCCCCGGCAGCGACGCCGAGCCGGACTCGGACCTCTGGGCGACGGCCGACGAGACCCGTGAGGAGATCGTCGGGCGGTACCGCCGGGTGTGGGCCCACTCGGACGCGACGATCGACGCGCTGGCCCTCGACGCGCTCGGCCGCCTGCCCGGGGACATGCGGAAGGAGATGCGGAAGACGGTCACGCTCCACCGAACGCTCGTCCACGTGATCACCGAGACCGACCGGCACGCCGGGCACGCCGACATCATCCGGGAACTCATCGACGGGGTTGTGGGACACCGGCCCGGGAACGACGACATGGCGTCCGACGACGCGGCGTCGCGGGAGGAGCGTCGACTTCGGCTGGAGCGTGCGGCTCAGGAGGCGGACGCTGTGCGGCTGGGGGGCGTACGCCAACCCCGTGCGGCAGCCGACTGA
- a CDS encoding MFS transporter, producing MPNLLPDAGPQRVLAASNFVYTIGSGLYLTAGVLYFTQSVHLPAAQVGLGLGIAGFVSLTLGIGAGHLADRYGARGVYAATLVVRAAATGCFVLADSFWPFALAVCAATGAQAAGVAARSPLIRHYGGDRPQEFRAYLRSVTNVGISLGALLAGWAVQVGTHSAYELLVLGIAVSTAASAVVLVRLPAVAPAPATAGGPRRLALRDRPYLLLTALDGVMAIQFKVLTVALPLWLVVATTAPRWLISGIMLVNTVIVIAFQVRASRGIDSPTAGGGTYRRSGVAFLVSCSLISLAAGVPAWAAATLLLAAVVIHAVGELWHSAAGFEVSFALAPERATGQYLGVFGLGAGLAEALGPVLLISLCITWGRPGWYVVGALFALTGLAAPLAVRWAQRQQRAERAQFEAPKKVVNADRPSGRLTA from the coding sequence ATGCCCAACTTGCTGCCGGATGCCGGACCTCAGCGCGTCCTCGCCGCATCGAACTTCGTCTACACCATCGGCAGCGGCCTCTACCTGACCGCCGGAGTCCTGTACTTCACCCAGTCGGTTCACCTCCCGGCAGCCCAAGTGGGGCTGGGGCTCGGCATCGCCGGTTTCGTCTCGCTCACCCTGGGCATCGGCGCGGGGCACCTCGCGGACAGGTACGGAGCGCGGGGCGTCTACGCGGCCACCCTTGTCGTCCGAGCGGCGGCGACCGGCTGCTTCGTACTGGCTGACAGCTTCTGGCCGTTCGCGCTGGCGGTGTGCGCGGCAACTGGGGCGCAGGCGGCCGGAGTTGCCGCGCGCAGCCCGCTCATCAGGCACTACGGAGGTGACCGGCCGCAGGAGTTCCGGGCCTATCTCCGTTCGGTGACCAACGTGGGTATCTCCCTCGGCGCGCTGCTGGCGGGCTGGGCCGTGCAGGTCGGCACGCACAGCGCCTACGAGCTTCTCGTTCTCGGCATCGCGGTCTCCACCGCGGCCTCGGCGGTCGTCCTGGTCCGCCTGCCCGCGGTCGCGCCCGCCCCCGCCACCGCCGGCGGCCCACGCCGGCTCGCCCTGCGGGACCGCCCCTACCTCCTACTCACCGCCCTCGACGGCGTGATGGCCATCCAGTTCAAGGTGCTGACCGTGGCCCTGCCGCTCTGGCTGGTCGTGGCCACCACCGCCCCGCGCTGGCTCATCTCGGGCATCATGCTCGTCAACACCGTGATCGTCATCGCGTTCCAGGTACGGGCCAGCCGCGGCATCGACTCCCCCACGGCCGGCGGAGGCACCTACCGCCGGTCGGGTGTGGCCTTTCTCGTCTCCTGCTCACTGATCTCACTCGCCGCGGGGGTACCGGCATGGGCTGCCGCGACCCTGCTTCTGGCCGCCGTGGTGATCCACGCGGTGGGCGAACTGTGGCATTCCGCCGCCGGGTTCGAGGTGTCCTTCGCCCTCGCCCCGGAGCGCGCCACCGGCCAGTACCTGGGCGTGTTCGGCCTGGGCGCCGGCCTGGCCGAAGCCCTCGGACCGGTCCTGCTCATCTCGCTCTGCATCACCTGGGGCCGCCCCGGCTGGTACGTCGTAGGCGCACTGTTCGCCCTGACGGGTCTGGCGGCGCCGCTCGCCGTCCGGTGGGCGCAGCGTCAACAGCGTGCCGAGCGGGCTCAGTTCGAGGCACCGAAAAAGGTGGTGAACGCGGATCGCCCGAGCGGCAGACTGACCGCATGA
- a CDS encoding glycosyltransferase family 4 protein → MKISFLIHNAYGIGGTITTTFNLAQALAERHDVEIVSVLRHRELPNFTPDPRVALRALVDLRHEKEHPLHGRPAKVFPSAEYRYQQYSELTDQRIGEHLEAIEADVVIGTRPGINVHLALQAPRRVVRIGQEHLTLENHPPRLRTALRRAYPRLDALTTVTKADAADYRRRMLLPGVRVEALPNSVPDPALAAADSTAKVVVAAGRLVPVKRYDLLIEAFAPVAAAYPDWRLRIYGKGEEHDRLRRLIEDLGLWDNVFLMGAASPMEAEWVKGSIGAAASNFEPFGMTIVEAMRCGLPVVSTDCPYGPREIIEDGVDGRLVPVHDRDALSAALLELVRDDALRRRMGRAAMENGRRFAPGPVVAQAERLFDEVISARESGRPVVPERGGLRRVLAGRSFAARDAAYAAAGSMLRTVRPVRKGQR, encoded by the coding sequence ATGAAGATCTCATTCCTGATCCACAACGCCTACGGAATCGGAGGCACGATCACCACCACCTTCAATCTGGCCCAGGCGCTGGCCGAACGGCATGACGTGGAGATCGTCTCCGTGCTGCGGCACCGGGAGCTCCCGAACTTCACCCCGGACCCGAGAGTGGCGCTGCGGGCGCTGGTGGACCTACGGCACGAGAAAGAGCATCCGCTGCATGGGAGACCGGCCAAGGTGTTCCCCTCCGCCGAGTACCGCTACCAGCAGTACAGCGAGCTGACCGACCAGCGGATCGGCGAGCACCTCGAGGCGATCGAAGCCGACGTGGTCATAGGCACCCGACCGGGAATCAACGTCCACCTCGCGCTCCAGGCTCCGCGCCGCGTCGTACGCATCGGGCAGGAGCACCTCACCCTGGAGAACCATCCGCCGCGGCTGCGCACCGCACTGCGCCGGGCCTACCCGCGGCTCGATGCTCTCACCACGGTCACGAAGGCGGACGCCGCCGACTACCGGCGCAGGATGCTGCTGCCCGGGGTCCGGGTGGAAGCGCTCCCGAACAGCGTTCCCGACCCTGCGCTGGCGGCCGCGGACAGCACCGCGAAGGTGGTGGTCGCGGCCGGCCGACTGGTGCCGGTGAAACGCTACGACCTGCTCATCGAGGCGTTCGCCCCGGTCGCGGCCGCATACCCGGACTGGCGACTGCGCATCTACGGCAAGGGGGAGGAGCACGACCGGCTCCGGCGGCTCATCGAGGACCTCGGCCTGTGGGACAACGTGTTCCTGATGGGCGCGGCGTCCCCCATGGAGGCGGAGTGGGTCAAGGGCTCCATCGGCGCGGCCGCGTCCAACTTCGAGCCGTTCGGTATGACGATCGTCGAGGCGATGCGCTGCGGGCTGCCGGTGGTGAGCACCGACTGCCCCTACGGACCGCGCGAGATCATCGAGGACGGCGTCGACGGCAGACTGGTGCCCGTGCACGACCGCGACGCACTGAGCGCCGCACTGCTGGAACTCGTCCGCGACGACGCGCTGCGCCGCCGCATGGGCCGTGCGGCCATGGAGAACGGGCGCCGGTTCGCCCCCGGACCTGTGGTGGCGCAGGCCGAGCGCCTGTTCGACGAGGTGATCTCGGCCAGAGAGTCGGGGCGGCCGGTTGTGCCGGAACGCGGCGGACTGCGCCGAGTCCTGGCGGGCAGGAGCTTCGCCGCACGCGACGCCGCCTATGCCGCGGCCGGCAGCATGCTGCGCACAGTGCGCCCGGTACGGAAGGGACAGCGATGA